The following are encoded together in the Vidua macroura isolate BioBank_ID:100142 chromosome 6, ASM2450914v1, whole genome shotgun sequence genome:
- the LRFN5 gene encoding leucine-rich repeat and fibronectin type-III domain-containing protein 5 isoform X1, producing the protein MEKLLLFLLFIGVVVRAQICPKRCVCQILSPNLATLCAKKGLLFVPPNIDRRTVELRLADNFVTNIKRKDFANMTSLVDLTLSRNTISFITPHAFADLRNLRALHLNSNRLTKITNDMFSGLSNLHHLILNNNQLTLISSTAFDDVLALEELDLSYNNLETIPWDAVEKMVSLHTLSLDHNMIDHIPKGTFSHLHKMTRLDVTSNKLQKLPPDPLFQRAQVLATSGIISPSTFALSFGGNPLHCNCELLWLRRLSREDDLETCASPTLLSGRYFWSIPEEEFLCEPPLITRHTHELRVLEGQRAALRCKARGDPEPAIHWISPEGKLISNATRSTVYDNGTLDILITTVKDTGSFTCIASNPAGEATQTVDLHIIKLPHLLNSTNHIHEPDPGSSDISTSTKSGSNASSSNGDTKVSQDKKVVVAEATSSTALLKFNFQRNIPGIRMFQIQYNGTYDDSLVYRMIPPTSKTFLVNNLAAGTMYDLCVLAIYDDGITSLTATRVVGCTQFTTEQDYVRCHFMQSQFLGGTMIIIIGGIIVASVLVFIIILMIRYKVCNNNGQQKATKVSNVYSQTNGAQIQGCSGVLSQSMSKQALGHEEGIQCCKAASDGVTQSPDTGSSQDSATTTSALPPAWTSSTSLSQKPKRKSGPKPGSEPQGEAGGSAEPQNSNRNNSTALQLASRPPDAAPAAHTYKRAQSKPSKFLTLPADASRAKRRRSLGGELLEPRGAGAGGLRSKRSMSMNGMLVQADCAGAQSGKATFSSSEWILESTV; encoded by the exons ATGgaaaaactgcttttgtttctgctgttcaTTGGCGTAGTGGTGCGAGCTCAGATCTGCCCCAAGCGCTGCGTCTGTCAGATCTTGTCTCCAAACCTCGCCACCCTCTGTGCCAAGAAAGGGCTCTTGTTCGTTCCTCCCAACATTGACAGGAGGACCGTGGAGCTGCGGCTGGCAGACAACTTTGTTACAAACATTAAAAGGAAAGACTTTGCCAACATGACCAGCCTGGTAGACCTGACGCTGTCCCGGAATACAATCAGTTTTATCACACCTCACGCGTTTGCCGACCTGCGCAATTTGCGGGCTCTGCATTTGAACAGCAACCGATTGACTAAGATCACTAATGACATGTTCAGTGGGCTCTCCAATCTCCACCACTTGATACTGAACAACAATCAGCTGACTTTAATTTCTTCCACAGCTTTCGATGATGTTTTAGCTCTCGAGGAATTGGATTTGTCTTACAACAATCTGGAAACCATCCCTTGGGATGCCGTGGAGAAAATGGTCAGTTTGCACACTCTCAGTCTTGACCACAACATGATTGACCATATTCCTAAGGGGACCTTCTCCCACCTCCACAAGATGACCAGGTTGGACGTCACATCCAACAAACTGCAGAAGCTGCCGCCTGATCCGCTCTTCCAGCGCGCTCAGGTGCTGGCAACCTCAGGAATTATCAGCCCCTCAACATTTGCGCTGAGCTTTGGTGGGAACCCCTTGCATTGCAACTGTGAGCTTTTGTGGCTGAGGCGCCTTTCCAGGGAGGATGACCTGGAGACCTGTGCCTCTCCTACACTGCTGTCCGGCCGGTACTTCTGGTCGATCCCTGAGGAGGAGTTCCTCTGCGAGCCCCCGCTCATCACCCGGCACACCCACGAGCTGCGGGTGCTGGAGGGGCAGCGGGCAGCCCTGCGCTGCAAGGCCCGGGGTGACCCCGAGCCAGCAATCCACTGGATTTCACCTGAGGGCAAACTGATTTCCAATGCGACCAGGTCCACGGTGTACGACAACGGGACGCTTGACATCCTTATCACAACGGTGAAGGACACGGGCTCCTTCACCTGCATTGCTTCCAACCCAGCGGGGGAGGCCACGCAGACGGTGGACCTGCACATCATCAAACTCCCCCACTTGCTGAACAGCACAAACCACATCCATGAGCCTGACCCAGGCTCCTCGGACATCTCCACATCCACCAAGTCGGGCTCCAATGCGAGCAGTAGCAACGGGGATACTAAAGTCAGCCAGGATAAGAAGGTGGTCGTTGCGGAAGCGACATCCTCCACGGCTCTGCTGAAGTTCAATTTTCAGAGGAATATACCTGGGATACGTATGTTTCAAATCCAGTACAATGGTACTTACGATGACTCCCTTGTTTACAG AATGATACCTCCCACGAGCAAAACCTTTCTGGTCAACAACCTGGCTGCGGGGACGATGTACGACCTGTGTGTCCTGGCCATCTACGATGACGGGATCACCTCGCTGACGGCCACCAGAGTCGTGGGCTGCACGCAGTTCACCACCGAGCAGGATTATGTGCGCTGCCACTTCATGCAGTCCCAGTTCCTGGGCGGGACCATGATTATCATCATTGGTGGGATCATTGTAGCGTCCGTGCTCGTgttcatcatcatcctcatgATCCGCTACAAGGTGTGTAACAACAACGGGCAGCAGAAGGCCACCAAGGTCAGCAACGTGTACTCGCAGACGAACGGGGCGCAGATCCAGGGCTGCAGCGGGGTGCTGTCGCAGTCCATGTCCAAGCAGGCTCTCGGGCACGAGGAGGGCATCCAGTGCTGCAAGGCTGCCAGCGATGGTGTGACACAGTCACCAGACACCGGCTCCAGCCAGGACTCAGCCACCACTACCTCCGCTTTGCCTCCCGCCTGGACTTCCAGCACTTCCCTCTCACAGAAGCCGAAGCGAAAGTCGGGGCCAAAGCCCGGCAGCGAGCCGCAGGGCGAGGCTGGCGGCAGCGCCGAGCCCCAGAACTCGAACAGAAATAACTCCACGGCCCTGCAGCTAGCCAGCCGGCCCCCCGACGCGGCCCCCGCGGCCCACACGTACAAAAGAGCACAATCAAAGCCAAGTAAGTTCCTCACGCTGCCGGCCGACGCGTCCCGAGCCAAGCGCCGGCGCTCGCTGGGCggtgagctgctggagccccGCGGCGCCGGCGCCGGCGGCCTGCGCTCCAAACGGAGCATGTCCATGAACGGGATGCTGGTCCAGGCAGACTGCGCCGGGGCCCAGAGCGGAAAAGCAACTTTCTCCAGTTCTGAGTGGATATTGGAAAGCACTGTGtga
- the LRFN5 gene encoding leucine-rich repeat and fibronectin type-III domain-containing protein 5 isoform X2 — protein MEKLLLFLLFIGVVVRAQICPKRCVCQILSPNLATLCAKKGLLFVPPNIDRRTVELRLADNFVTNIKRKDFANMTSLVDLTLSRNTISFITPHAFADLRNLRALHLNSNRLTKITNDMFSGLSNLHHLILNNNQLTLISSTAFDDVLALEELDLSYNNLETIPWDAVEKMVSLHTLSLDHNMIDHIPKGTFSHLHKMTRLDVTSNKLQKLPPDPLFQRAQVLATSGIISPSTFALSFGGNPLHCNCELLWLRRLSREDDLETCASPTLLSGRYFWSIPEEEFLCEPPLITRHTHELRVLEGQRAALRCKARGDPEPAIHWISPEGKLISNATRSTVYDNGTLDILITTVKDTGSFTCIASNPAGEATQTVDLHIIKLPHLLNSTNHIHEPDPGSSDISTSTKSGSNASSSNGDTKVSQDKKVVVAEATSSTALLKFNFQRNIPGIRMFQIQYNGTYDDSLVYRMIPPTSKTFLVNNLAAGTMYDLCVLAIYDDGITSLTATRVVGCTQFTTEQDYVRCHFMQSQFLGGTMIIIIGGIIVASVLVFIIILMIRYKVCNNNGQQKATKVSNVYSQTNGAQIQGCSGVLSQSMSKQALGHEEGIQCCKAASDGVTQSPDTGSSQDSATTTSALPPAWTSSTSLSQKPKRKSGPKPGSEPQGEAGGSAEPQNSNRNNSTALQLASRPPDAAPAAHTYKRAQSKPKAGASLQDTSPSALPENVATDVVTRQKTIRFQLSED, from the exons ATGgaaaaactgcttttgtttctgctgttcaTTGGCGTAGTGGTGCGAGCTCAGATCTGCCCCAAGCGCTGCGTCTGTCAGATCTTGTCTCCAAACCTCGCCACCCTCTGTGCCAAGAAAGGGCTCTTGTTCGTTCCTCCCAACATTGACAGGAGGACCGTGGAGCTGCGGCTGGCAGACAACTTTGTTACAAACATTAAAAGGAAAGACTTTGCCAACATGACCAGCCTGGTAGACCTGACGCTGTCCCGGAATACAATCAGTTTTATCACACCTCACGCGTTTGCCGACCTGCGCAATTTGCGGGCTCTGCATTTGAACAGCAACCGATTGACTAAGATCACTAATGACATGTTCAGTGGGCTCTCCAATCTCCACCACTTGATACTGAACAACAATCAGCTGACTTTAATTTCTTCCACAGCTTTCGATGATGTTTTAGCTCTCGAGGAATTGGATTTGTCTTACAACAATCTGGAAACCATCCCTTGGGATGCCGTGGAGAAAATGGTCAGTTTGCACACTCTCAGTCTTGACCACAACATGATTGACCATATTCCTAAGGGGACCTTCTCCCACCTCCACAAGATGACCAGGTTGGACGTCACATCCAACAAACTGCAGAAGCTGCCGCCTGATCCGCTCTTCCAGCGCGCTCAGGTGCTGGCAACCTCAGGAATTATCAGCCCCTCAACATTTGCGCTGAGCTTTGGTGGGAACCCCTTGCATTGCAACTGTGAGCTTTTGTGGCTGAGGCGCCTTTCCAGGGAGGATGACCTGGAGACCTGTGCCTCTCCTACACTGCTGTCCGGCCGGTACTTCTGGTCGATCCCTGAGGAGGAGTTCCTCTGCGAGCCCCCGCTCATCACCCGGCACACCCACGAGCTGCGGGTGCTGGAGGGGCAGCGGGCAGCCCTGCGCTGCAAGGCCCGGGGTGACCCCGAGCCAGCAATCCACTGGATTTCACCTGAGGGCAAACTGATTTCCAATGCGACCAGGTCCACGGTGTACGACAACGGGACGCTTGACATCCTTATCACAACGGTGAAGGACACGGGCTCCTTCACCTGCATTGCTTCCAACCCAGCGGGGGAGGCCACGCAGACGGTGGACCTGCACATCATCAAACTCCCCCACTTGCTGAACAGCACAAACCACATCCATGAGCCTGACCCAGGCTCCTCGGACATCTCCACATCCACCAAGTCGGGCTCCAATGCGAGCAGTAGCAACGGGGATACTAAAGTCAGCCAGGATAAGAAGGTGGTCGTTGCGGAAGCGACATCCTCCACGGCTCTGCTGAAGTTCAATTTTCAGAGGAATATACCTGGGATACGTATGTTTCAAATCCAGTACAATGGTACTTACGATGACTCCCTTGTTTACAG AATGATACCTCCCACGAGCAAAACCTTTCTGGTCAACAACCTGGCTGCGGGGACGATGTACGACCTGTGTGTCCTGGCCATCTACGATGACGGGATCACCTCGCTGACGGCCACCAGAGTCGTGGGCTGCACGCAGTTCACCACCGAGCAGGATTATGTGCGCTGCCACTTCATGCAGTCCCAGTTCCTGGGCGGGACCATGATTATCATCATTGGTGGGATCATTGTAGCGTCCGTGCTCGTgttcatcatcatcctcatgATCCGCTACAAGGTGTGTAACAACAACGGGCAGCAGAAGGCCACCAAGGTCAGCAACGTGTACTCGCAGACGAACGGGGCGCAGATCCAGGGCTGCAGCGGGGTGCTGTCGCAGTCCATGTCCAAGCAGGCTCTCGGGCACGAGGAGGGCATCCAGTGCTGCAAGGCTGCCAGCGATGGTGTGACACAGTCACCAGACACCGGCTCCAGCCAGGACTCAGCCACCACTACCTCCGCTTTGCCTCCCGCCTGGACTTCCAGCACTTCCCTCTCACAGAAGCCGAAGCGAAAGTCGGGGCCAAAGCCCGGCAGCGAGCCGCAGGGCGAGGCTGGCGGCAGCGCCGAGCCCCAGAACTCGAACAGAAATAACTCCACGGCCCTGCAGCTAGCCAGCCGGCCCCCCGACGCGGCCCCCGCGGCCCACACGTACAAAAGAGCACAATCAAAGCCAA